The Mixta hanseatica genome includes a region encoding these proteins:
- the yejM gene encoding LPS biosynthesis-modulating metalloenzyme YejM: MVTNRQRYREKVSQMISWGHWFALFNIIFATLLGSRYLLVADWPGSLAGRVYAFTSWIGHFSFIVFAAYLLLIFPLTFVVMSQRLLRFLSAIVATAGLTLLLVDSTVFNRFHLHLNPVVWELVVNPDQSEMARDWQLMFISVPAIFLVQMLFATWSWQKLRSLNRRSFGKPLAVLFISAFFASHLLYIWADANFYRPITMQRSNLPLSYPMTARRFLEKHGLLDAQEYQRRLVQQGNPEAVSVAYPLSDIRFSDSGSGQNLLMITVDGLNQATLPKALPNLTRFGEENVRFSQHFTAGSSPDSGLFGLFYGISPSYMDGVLASRIPSAFINALSQQGYQFGLFASDGFSSPLYRQALLADFSLPLASNQSNGQTTGQWQRWLGSLPSGRAPWFSWISYRGLSDLPDRGKESAQRYNRNAQEIDGEIGQVLSTLQEKGLLDNTVVVITAQQAITLHGQQNDNGRPALQVPLLIHWPNTPAQTISKLTDHQDVMATLMQRLLHVSTPPAEYSQGEDLFAARRRHDWITSADNDRLIITTPQITLVLDANGSYQAYNREGQRLKDHKPQLALLLQVLTDEKRFIAN, encoded by the coding sequence ATGGTTACCAATCGGCAGCGCTACCGTGAAAAAGTCTCCCAGATGATTAGCTGGGGGCACTGGTTCGCGTTGTTTAATATCATTTTTGCTACCCTGCTGGGCAGCCGTTATCTGCTGGTTGCTGACTGGCCCGGTTCACTGGCGGGGCGCGTTTACGCCTTTACCAGCTGGATCGGCCATTTCAGCTTCATTGTTTTTGCGGCTTACCTGTTGCTGATCTTCCCGCTCACATTTGTGGTGATGTCGCAGCGTCTGCTGCGCTTCTTATCCGCCATTGTCGCTACCGCCGGGCTGACGCTGCTGTTGGTTGACAGTACCGTGTTTAACCGTTTCCACCTCCATCTGAATCCGGTGGTGTGGGAACTGGTGGTCAATCCCGATCAAAGCGAAATGGCGCGTGACTGGCAGCTGATGTTTATCAGCGTGCCGGCTATTTTCCTGGTGCAAATGCTGTTCGCCACCTGGAGCTGGCAGAAACTGCGCAGTCTCAACCGCCGCAGCTTCGGCAAGCCGCTGGCCGTGCTGTTTATCAGCGCGTTCTTCGCCAGCCATTTGCTCTATATCTGGGCGGACGCCAATTTTTATCGACCCATCACCATGCAGCGTTCTAATTTGCCGCTCTCTTATCCGATGACCGCCCGCCGGTTTCTGGAGAAGCATGGCTTGCTGGATGCTCAGGAGTATCAGCGCCGTCTGGTGCAGCAGGGCAACCCGGAAGCGGTCTCCGTTGCCTATCCACTGAGTGATATCCGCTTCAGCGACAGCGGATCCGGGCAAAACCTGCTGATGATCACTGTCGATGGCCTTAATCAGGCCACGCTGCCGAAAGCGCTGCCCAATTTGACGCGCTTCGGTGAAGAAAATGTGCGGTTTAGCCAGCACTTTACCGCTGGCAGCTCGCCGGATAGCGGTCTGTTTGGTCTGTTTTACGGGATTTCCCCGAGCTATATGGATGGGGTGCTGGCCTCGCGTATCCCTTCCGCCTTTATTAATGCGCTGAGTCAGCAAGGTTATCAGTTCGGCCTGTTCGCCTCTGACGGCTTCAGCTCGCCGCTTTATCGTCAGGCGCTGCTGGCTGATTTCTCTCTGCCGCTGGCCAGCAATCAAAGCAACGGCCAGACCACCGGACAATGGCAGCGTTGGCTTGGCTCGCTGCCGAGCGGTCGCGCGCCGTGGTTTTCATGGATCTCCTATCGCGGGCTGAGCGATCTGCCGGATCGCGGGAAAGAGAGCGCGCAACGCTATAACCGTAACGCGCAAGAAATTGATGGCGAAATAGGTCAGGTGTTGTCCACGCTGCAGGAGAAAGGATTGCTGGATAATACCGTTGTGGTAATCACTGCTCAGCAGGCCATTACGCTACATGGTCAGCAGAACGATAATGGCCGCCCTGCCCTGCAGGTGCCGCTGCTGATCCACTGGCCGAATACGCCGGCGCAAACCATCAGTAAGCTGACCGATCATCAGGATGTGATGGCAACGCTTATGCAGCGTCTGCTGCACGTTAGCACGCCGCCCGCCGAGTACTCGCAGGGGGAAGATCTGTTTGCCGCCCGACGTCGTCATGACTGGATTACCAGCGCGGATAACGATCGCCTGATTATCACCACGCCGCAAATTACGCTGGTGCTGGACGCGAACGGCAGCTATCAGGCTTATAACCGCGAAGGCCAACGGCTGAAGGATCATAAGCCGCAGCTGGCGTTACTGTTGCAGGTGCTGACGGATGAAAAACGTTTCATCGCTAACTGA